One part of the Megachile rotundata isolate GNS110a chromosome 16, iyMegRotu1, whole genome shotgun sequence genome encodes these proteins:
- the LOC100876753 gene encoding uncharacterized protein LOC100876753 isoform X2, whose translation MSHYRGGQAGAVAVSYSTSPMAPHSPSRRCSSGSSGTSSSAINGSTSKLTTYRSTGSSSILDRPTNFYSSSGSSGYRTSHTSEYWRSYCPPGRSVSSSAYSSTGSGNAGTNVTVNGTSSGRYGLSTSSSSSSISVGDSSRDRAQESSSSVSRHDPSDLLRYSPSNYVSKTRQTSSSAGSHHHQWKHHSTGSSFTELFGGDEREIDRGIRDRPDSSLSSSSSSSSAATSGIPWSRSKRKPLSSSTVLTSGHVRADSTASPGEVTIDDRGTIRDLDEDEDDDDDDDDDDEDNTDDDQHNNNGNGNNSNVEDACAYGINNNDNDDDDDADADGDSNLNNRHHHQRVAVHRADEVSPAKRNLLSPVPGGAGGADFVSVKLDLLTNLATNPNNADLLINNNGQDKVVRQPENDVEIEDETEVIRGADAIAFLQGGRTGDPEILEEGKEQQRTASTSYDISQTGFGGGNSPPVLQNGVAGRPSGTYGDDPSAPSTSRRPDGHFSGSANTASNLTSSPTAPSTAHQNLYRGVTDQFEGSPTNKSARNRLQAHRDERCGLNGLRNIGNTCFMNSVIQCLSNTRPLLEYLLNEQYLADINTATSSMKGALIKAFSQVIHELWEVGGDHVVNTTALKSQIQRFAPRFMGYSQQDAQEFLRYLLEGLHEDVNRVTIKPQPIHTDIPEMFTDSQKAVESWKRYLRSEDSMIVDVFVGQLRSSLRCTSCDHVSVTLDPFWDLSLPIPARNGTVKLSQCLEHFTREEVLDGDEKPTCSKCQMRRKCTKSFSIQKFPKILVIHLKRFSPMERYRGKLNVMVDFPLTGLDLSAFAAPRVPGCTYNLYGVANHSGTTYSGHYTAYCKHPYSGEWHEYNDSRVSVVPARSVVSSEAYVLFYEQQPHSSHL comes from the exons ATGTCACATTACCGTGGGGGCCAGGCGGGCGCCGTAGCAGTCTCGTACAGCACCAGCCCAATGGCGCCGCATTCTCCTAGCAGACGATGTTCCAGCGGTAGCAGCGGAACCAGCAGCTCTGCTATCAACGGTTCCACCTCAAAGTTGACTACCTACCGATCTACTGGTTCCTCGTCGATCCTAGATCGACCAACAAACTTCTACTCGTCATCGGGCAGCTCGGGTTATCGTACGAGCCATACGTCCGAATACTGGAGATCCTACTGCCCGCCTGGCAG GTCAGTTTCGTCGTCGGCGTACAGCAGTACGGGCAGTGGTAACGCGGGTACGAATGTGACTGTGAACGGCACCAGCAGCGGTAGATACGGCTTGTCCACGTCATCGTCCTCGTCGAGCATCTCCGTCGGCGACTCGTCGAGGGACAGAGCGCAGGAATCGTCGTCGTCCGTCTCCAGACACGATCCGTCGGACCTTCTCAGATATTCGCCGTCCAATTACGTGTCGAAGACACGGCAAACGAGTAGCAGCGCCGGATCGCATCATCATCAGTGGAAGCACCATTCCACCGGGTCCTCTTTCACCGAGCTGTTCGGCGGCGACGAGCGCGAAATCGATCGCGGCATCAGAGATCGACCCGATTCCTCGCTTTCCTCGTCCTCCTCGTCGTCTTCCGCCGCAACTAGCGGTATACCCTGGTCCAGGTCGAAGAGAAAGCCACTGTCCAGCAGCACGGTGCTTACCAGCGGGCATGTTCGCGCGGACAGTACCGCGTCGCCTGGCGAGGTAACGATCGACGACCGCGGCACCATCCGCGACTTAgacgaggacgaggacgacgatgacgatgacgacgacgatgacgaggACAATACCGACGACGATCAGCACAACAACAACGGCAATGGGAATAACAGCAACGTCGAGGATGCCTGCGCCTATGGAATTAACAACAACGATAACGATGACGACGATGACGCCGACGCCGACGGCGACAGCAACCTGAACAACCGCCATCACCACCAACGCGTTGCCGTTCATCGAGCCGACGAGGTCTCACCCGCTAAGCGTAACCTCTTGTCGCCTGTCCCCGGTGGTGCTGGCGGTGCTGATTTTGTTAGTGTTAAACTCGACCTGCTCACTAACCTTGCTACTAATCCGAATAATGCCGATTTGCTGATTAACAACAACGGCCAGGACAAAGTTGTGCGTCAGCCCGAGAACGACGTCGAGATCGAAGACGAAACCGAGGTAATACGGGGTGCCGACGCGATCGCGTTTCTTCAGGGTGGTCGCACAGGAGATCCGGAGATCTTGGAGGAAGGCAAGGAACAACAGCGAACCGCGTCGACCTCGTACGATATAAGTCAAACCGGGTTCGGGGGCGGCAACTCGCCACCGGTATTACAAAACGGCGTGGCGGGGAGACCGTCTGGTACCTATGGAGACGACCCATCCGCGCCTTCCACTTCGAGAAGACCGGATGGTCATTTCTCCGGAAGCGCGAATACTGCCAGTAATCTCACTTCGTCGCCCACCGCACCGTCCACGGCACATCAAAATCTCTACCGCGGGGTCACCGACCAGTTT GAAGGAAGCCCGACAAACAAATCAGCACGTAATCGGCTACAGGCGCATCGTGATGAACGATGTGGACTAAACGGATTACGGAATATTGGAAATACA TGTTTTATGAACAGCGTAATCCAATGTCTCAGCAACACAAGACCTCTGCTGGAATACTTGCTGAACGAGCAGTACTTGGCGGACATAAATACTGCCACGTCCAGTATGAAGGGTGCCCTCATCAAGGCGTTCAGCCAGGTGATTCACGAGCTGTGGGAGGTGGGCGGTGACCACGTGGTGAACACGACGGcgctcaaatctcaaattcagagatttgcaCCACGTTTCATGGGATATAGTCAACAAGATGCTCAAGAATTTCTCAGATACTTGCTGGAAGGGTTGCACGAAGATGTGAACAGGGTGACGATAAAGCCACAACCGATACACACAGATATTCCTGAGATGTTCAC GGACAGCCAGAAAGCTGTAGAAAGTTGGAAACGTTATCTTCGTAGCGAAGACAGTATGATAGTGGATGTATTTGTCGGTCAATTACGCTCGTCGTTGCGCTGCACCTCCTGTGACCATGTGTCGGTAACGTTGGATCCATTCTGGGATTTGAGTTTGCCGATACCTGCCAGAAATGGCACGGTCAAACTAAGTCAGTGTTTAGAACATTTCACGCGAGAAGAAGTTTTGGATGGCGATGAAAAACCAACCTGTTCCAAGTGTCAAATGAGGAGGAAGTGTACCAAAAGCTTCAGTATACAAAAGTTTCCGAAGATTCTCGTTATCC ATTTAAAACGTTTCTCTCCTATGGAACGATATCGCGGCAAGCTAAACGTAATGGTAGATTTTCCATTGACGGGTTTGGATCTCAGTGCCTTTGCCGCTCCCAGAGTTCCGGGCTGTACATATAACTTGTACGGTGTCGCGAATCATTCGGGTACAACGTACTCTGGCCATTACACGGCGTATTGCAAGCATCCTTACTCAGGAGAGTGGCACGAGTACAATGACAGCCGGGTGTCCGTAGTTCCAGCGCGATCGGTCGTTTCCAGCGAAGCCTACGTACTGTTTTACGAACAGCAGCCTCACAGCTCTCACTTGTAA
- the LOC100876753 gene encoding uncharacterized protein LOC100876753 isoform X4: MSHYRGGQAGAVAVSYSTSPMAPHSPSRRCSSGSSGTSSSAINGSTSKLTTYRSTGSSSILDRPTNFYSSSGSSGYRTSHTSEYWRSYCPPGSFYSSTMTGSSIRRNYMSEYSRSRCSPARSVSSSAYSSTGSGNAGTNVTVNGTSSGRYGLSTSSSSSSISVGDSSRDRAQESSSSVSRHDPSDLLRYSPSNYVSKTRQTSSSAGSHHHQWKHHSTGSSFTELFGGDEREIDRGIRDRPDSSLSSSSSSSSAATSGIPWSRSKRKPLSSSTVLTSGHVRADSTASPGEVTIDDRGTIRDLDEDEDDDDDDDDDDEDNTDDDQHNNNGNGNNSNVEDACAYGINNNDNDDDDDADADGDSNLNNRHHHQRVAVHRADEEGSPTNKSARNRLQAHRDERCGLNGLRNIGNTCFMNSVIQCLSNTRPLLEYLLNEQYLADINTATSSMKGALIKAFSQVIHELWEVGGDHVVNTTALKSQIQRFAPRFMGYSQQDAQEFLRYLLEGLHEDVNRVTIKPQPIHTDIPEMFTDSQKAVESWKRYLRSEDSMIVDVFVGQLRSSLRCTSCDHVSVTLDPFWDLSLPIPARNGTVKLSQCLEHFTREEVLDGDEKPTCSKCQMRRKCTKSFSIQKFPKILVIHLKRFSPMERYRGKLNVMVDFPLTGLDLSAFAAPRVPGCTYNLYGVANHSGTTYSGHYTAYCKHPYSGEWHEYNDSRVSVVPARSVVSSEAYVLFYEQQPHSSHL, encoded by the exons ATGTCACATTACCGTGGGGGCCAGGCGGGCGCCGTAGCAGTCTCGTACAGCACCAGCCCAATGGCGCCGCATTCTCCTAGCAGACGATGTTCCAGCGGTAGCAGCGGAACCAGCAGCTCTGCTATCAACGGTTCCACCTCAAAGTTGACTACCTACCGATCTACTGGTTCCTCGTCGATCCTAGATCGACCAACAAACTTCTACTCGTCATCGGGCAGCTCGGGTTATCGTACGAGCCATACGTCCGAATACTGGAGATCCTACTGCCCGCCTGGCAG TTTCTACTCGTCAACAATGACGGGCAGCAGCATCCGCAGGAACTACATGTCGGAGTACAGCCGGTCTCGCTGCTCACCCGCAAG GTCAGTTTCGTCGTCGGCGTACAGCAGTACGGGCAGTGGTAACGCGGGTACGAATGTGACTGTGAACGGCACCAGCAGCGGTAGATACGGCTTGTCCACGTCATCGTCCTCGTCGAGCATCTCCGTCGGCGACTCGTCGAGGGACAGAGCGCAGGAATCGTCGTCGTCCGTCTCCAGACACGATCCGTCGGACCTTCTCAGATATTCGCCGTCCAATTACGTGTCGAAGACACGGCAAACGAGTAGCAGCGCCGGATCGCATCATCATCAGTGGAAGCACCATTCCACCGGGTCCTCTTTCACCGAGCTGTTCGGCGGCGACGAGCGCGAAATCGATCGCGGCATCAGAGATCGACCCGATTCCTCGCTTTCCTCGTCCTCCTCGTCGTCTTCCGCCGCAACTAGCGGTATACCCTGGTCCAGGTCGAAGAGAAAGCCACTGTCCAGCAGCACGGTGCTTACCAGCGGGCATGTTCGCGCGGACAGTACCGCGTCGCCTGGCGAGGTAACGATCGACGACCGCGGCACCATCCGCGACTTAgacgaggacgaggacgacgatgacgatgacgacgacgatgacgaggACAATACCGACGACGATCAGCACAACAACAACGGCAATGGGAATAACAGCAACGTCGAGGATGCCTGCGCCTATGGAATTAACAACAACGATAACGATGACGACGATGACGCCGACGCCGACGGCGACAGCAACCTGAACAACCGCCATCACCACCAACGCGTTGCCGTTCATCGAGCCGACGAG GAAGGAAGCCCGACAAACAAATCAGCACGTAATCGGCTACAGGCGCATCGTGATGAACGATGTGGACTAAACGGATTACGGAATATTGGAAATACA TGTTTTATGAACAGCGTAATCCAATGTCTCAGCAACACAAGACCTCTGCTGGAATACTTGCTGAACGAGCAGTACTTGGCGGACATAAATACTGCCACGTCCAGTATGAAGGGTGCCCTCATCAAGGCGTTCAGCCAGGTGATTCACGAGCTGTGGGAGGTGGGCGGTGACCACGTGGTGAACACGACGGcgctcaaatctcaaattcagagatttgcaCCACGTTTCATGGGATATAGTCAACAAGATGCTCAAGAATTTCTCAGATACTTGCTGGAAGGGTTGCACGAAGATGTGAACAGGGTGACGATAAAGCCACAACCGATACACACAGATATTCCTGAGATGTTCAC GGACAGCCAGAAAGCTGTAGAAAGTTGGAAACGTTATCTTCGTAGCGAAGACAGTATGATAGTGGATGTATTTGTCGGTCAATTACGCTCGTCGTTGCGCTGCACCTCCTGTGACCATGTGTCGGTAACGTTGGATCCATTCTGGGATTTGAGTTTGCCGATACCTGCCAGAAATGGCACGGTCAAACTAAGTCAGTGTTTAGAACATTTCACGCGAGAAGAAGTTTTGGATGGCGATGAAAAACCAACCTGTTCCAAGTGTCAAATGAGGAGGAAGTGTACCAAAAGCTTCAGTATACAAAAGTTTCCGAAGATTCTCGTTATCC ATTTAAAACGTTTCTCTCCTATGGAACGATATCGCGGCAAGCTAAACGTAATGGTAGATTTTCCATTGACGGGTTTGGATCTCAGTGCCTTTGCCGCTCCCAGAGTTCCGGGCTGTACATATAACTTGTACGGTGTCGCGAATCATTCGGGTACAACGTACTCTGGCCATTACACGGCGTATTGCAAGCATCCTTACTCAGGAGAGTGGCACGAGTACAATGACAGCCGGGTGTCCGTAGTTCCAGCGCGATCGGTCGTTTCCAGCGAAGCCTACGTACTGTTTTACGAACAGCAGCCTCACAGCTCTCACTTGTAA
- the LOC100876753 gene encoding uncharacterized protein LOC100876753 isoform X3 produces MSHYRGGQAGAVAVSYSTSPMAPHSPSRRCSSGSSGTSSSAINGSTSKLTTYRSTGSSSILDRPTNFYSSSGSSGYRTSHTSEYWRSYCPPGSFYSSTMTGSSIRRNYMSEYSRSRCSPARSVSSSAYSSTGSGNAGTNVTVNGTSSGRYGLSTSSSSSSISVGDSSRDRAQESSSSVSRHDPSDLLRYSPSNYVSKTRQTSSSAGSHHHQWKHHSTGSSFTELFGGDEREIDRGIRDRPDSSLSSSSSSSSAATSGIPWSRSKRKPLSSSTVLTSGHVRADSTASPGEVTIDDRGTIRDLDEDEDDDDDDDDDDEDNTDDDQHNNNGNGNNSNVEDACAYGINNNDNDDDDDADADGDSNLNNRHHHQRVAVHRADEVSPAKRNLLSPVPGGAGGADFEGSPTNKSARNRLQAHRDERCGLNGLRNIGNTCFMNSVIQCLSNTRPLLEYLLNEQYLADINTATSSMKGALIKAFSQVIHELWEVGGDHVVNTTALKSQIQRFAPRFMGYSQQDAQEFLRYLLEGLHEDVNRVTIKPQPIHTDIPEMFTDSQKAVESWKRYLRSEDSMIVDVFVGQLRSSLRCTSCDHVSVTLDPFWDLSLPIPARNGTVKLSQCLEHFTREEVLDGDEKPTCSKCQMRRKCTKSFSIQKFPKILVIHLKRFSPMERYRGKLNVMVDFPLTGLDLSAFAAPRVPGCTYNLYGVANHSGTTYSGHYTAYCKHPYSGEWHEYNDSRVSVVPARSVVSSEAYVLFYEQQPHSSHL; encoded by the exons ATGTCACATTACCGTGGGGGCCAGGCGGGCGCCGTAGCAGTCTCGTACAGCACCAGCCCAATGGCGCCGCATTCTCCTAGCAGACGATGTTCCAGCGGTAGCAGCGGAACCAGCAGCTCTGCTATCAACGGTTCCACCTCAAAGTTGACTACCTACCGATCTACTGGTTCCTCGTCGATCCTAGATCGACCAACAAACTTCTACTCGTCATCGGGCAGCTCGGGTTATCGTACGAGCCATACGTCCGAATACTGGAGATCCTACTGCCCGCCTGGCAG TTTCTACTCGTCAACAATGACGGGCAGCAGCATCCGCAGGAACTACATGTCGGAGTACAGCCGGTCTCGCTGCTCACCCGCAAG GTCAGTTTCGTCGTCGGCGTACAGCAGTACGGGCAGTGGTAACGCGGGTACGAATGTGACTGTGAACGGCACCAGCAGCGGTAGATACGGCTTGTCCACGTCATCGTCCTCGTCGAGCATCTCCGTCGGCGACTCGTCGAGGGACAGAGCGCAGGAATCGTCGTCGTCCGTCTCCAGACACGATCCGTCGGACCTTCTCAGATATTCGCCGTCCAATTACGTGTCGAAGACACGGCAAACGAGTAGCAGCGCCGGATCGCATCATCATCAGTGGAAGCACCATTCCACCGGGTCCTCTTTCACCGAGCTGTTCGGCGGCGACGAGCGCGAAATCGATCGCGGCATCAGAGATCGACCCGATTCCTCGCTTTCCTCGTCCTCCTCGTCGTCTTCCGCCGCAACTAGCGGTATACCCTGGTCCAGGTCGAAGAGAAAGCCACTGTCCAGCAGCACGGTGCTTACCAGCGGGCATGTTCGCGCGGACAGTACCGCGTCGCCTGGCGAGGTAACGATCGACGACCGCGGCACCATCCGCGACTTAgacgaggacgaggacgacgatgacgatgacgacgacgatgacgaggACAATACCGACGACGATCAGCACAACAACAACGGCAATGGGAATAACAGCAACGTCGAGGATGCCTGCGCCTATGGAATTAACAACAACGATAACGATGACGACGATGACGCCGACGCCGACGGCGACAGCAACCTGAACAACCGCCATCACCACCAACGCGTTGCCGTTCATCGAGCCGACGAGGTCTCACCCGCTAAGCGTAACCTCTTGTCGCCTGTCCCCGGTGGTGCTGGCGGTGCTGATTTT GAAGGAAGCCCGACAAACAAATCAGCACGTAATCGGCTACAGGCGCATCGTGATGAACGATGTGGACTAAACGGATTACGGAATATTGGAAATACA TGTTTTATGAACAGCGTAATCCAATGTCTCAGCAACACAAGACCTCTGCTGGAATACTTGCTGAACGAGCAGTACTTGGCGGACATAAATACTGCCACGTCCAGTATGAAGGGTGCCCTCATCAAGGCGTTCAGCCAGGTGATTCACGAGCTGTGGGAGGTGGGCGGTGACCACGTGGTGAACACGACGGcgctcaaatctcaaattcagagatttgcaCCACGTTTCATGGGATATAGTCAACAAGATGCTCAAGAATTTCTCAGATACTTGCTGGAAGGGTTGCACGAAGATGTGAACAGGGTGACGATAAAGCCACAACCGATACACACAGATATTCCTGAGATGTTCAC GGACAGCCAGAAAGCTGTAGAAAGTTGGAAACGTTATCTTCGTAGCGAAGACAGTATGATAGTGGATGTATTTGTCGGTCAATTACGCTCGTCGTTGCGCTGCACCTCCTGTGACCATGTGTCGGTAACGTTGGATCCATTCTGGGATTTGAGTTTGCCGATACCTGCCAGAAATGGCACGGTCAAACTAAGTCAGTGTTTAGAACATTTCACGCGAGAAGAAGTTTTGGATGGCGATGAAAAACCAACCTGTTCCAAGTGTCAAATGAGGAGGAAGTGTACCAAAAGCTTCAGTATACAAAAGTTTCCGAAGATTCTCGTTATCC ATTTAAAACGTTTCTCTCCTATGGAACGATATCGCGGCAAGCTAAACGTAATGGTAGATTTTCCATTGACGGGTTTGGATCTCAGTGCCTTTGCCGCTCCCAGAGTTCCGGGCTGTACATATAACTTGTACGGTGTCGCGAATCATTCGGGTACAACGTACTCTGGCCATTACACGGCGTATTGCAAGCATCCTTACTCAGGAGAGTGGCACGAGTACAATGACAGCCGGGTGTCCGTAGTTCCAGCGCGATCGGTCGTTTCCAGCGAAGCCTACGTACTGTTTTACGAACAGCAGCCTCACAGCTCTCACTTGTAA
- the LOC100876753 gene encoding uncharacterized protein LOC100876753 isoform X1, which produces MSHYRGGQAGAVAVSYSTSPMAPHSPSRRCSSGSSGTSSSAINGSTSKLTTYRSTGSSSILDRPTNFYSSSGSSGYRTSHTSEYWRSYCPPGSFYSSTMTGSSIRRNYMSEYSRSRCSPARSVSSSAYSSTGSGNAGTNVTVNGTSSGRYGLSTSSSSSSISVGDSSRDRAQESSSSVSRHDPSDLLRYSPSNYVSKTRQTSSSAGSHHHQWKHHSTGSSFTELFGGDEREIDRGIRDRPDSSLSSSSSSSSAATSGIPWSRSKRKPLSSSTVLTSGHVRADSTASPGEVTIDDRGTIRDLDEDEDDDDDDDDDDEDNTDDDQHNNNGNGNNSNVEDACAYGINNNDNDDDDDADADGDSNLNNRHHHQRVAVHRADEVSPAKRNLLSPVPGGAGGADFVSVKLDLLTNLATNPNNADLLINNNGQDKVVRQPENDVEIEDETEVIRGADAIAFLQGGRTGDPEILEEGKEQQRTASTSYDISQTGFGGGNSPPVLQNGVAGRPSGTYGDDPSAPSTSRRPDGHFSGSANTASNLTSSPTAPSTAHQNLYRGVTDQFEGSPTNKSARNRLQAHRDERCGLNGLRNIGNTCFMNSVIQCLSNTRPLLEYLLNEQYLADINTATSSMKGALIKAFSQVIHELWEVGGDHVVNTTALKSQIQRFAPRFMGYSQQDAQEFLRYLLEGLHEDVNRVTIKPQPIHTDIPEMFTDSQKAVESWKRYLRSEDSMIVDVFVGQLRSSLRCTSCDHVSVTLDPFWDLSLPIPARNGTVKLSQCLEHFTREEVLDGDEKPTCSKCQMRRKCTKSFSIQKFPKILVIHLKRFSPMERYRGKLNVMVDFPLTGLDLSAFAAPRVPGCTYNLYGVANHSGTTYSGHYTAYCKHPYSGEWHEYNDSRVSVVPARSVVSSEAYVLFYEQQPHSSHL; this is translated from the exons ATGTCACATTACCGTGGGGGCCAGGCGGGCGCCGTAGCAGTCTCGTACAGCACCAGCCCAATGGCGCCGCATTCTCCTAGCAGACGATGTTCCAGCGGTAGCAGCGGAACCAGCAGCTCTGCTATCAACGGTTCCACCTCAAAGTTGACTACCTACCGATCTACTGGTTCCTCGTCGATCCTAGATCGACCAACAAACTTCTACTCGTCATCGGGCAGCTCGGGTTATCGTACGAGCCATACGTCCGAATACTGGAGATCCTACTGCCCGCCTGGCAG TTTCTACTCGTCAACAATGACGGGCAGCAGCATCCGCAGGAACTACATGTCGGAGTACAGCCGGTCTCGCTGCTCACCCGCAAG GTCAGTTTCGTCGTCGGCGTACAGCAGTACGGGCAGTGGTAACGCGGGTACGAATGTGACTGTGAACGGCACCAGCAGCGGTAGATACGGCTTGTCCACGTCATCGTCCTCGTCGAGCATCTCCGTCGGCGACTCGTCGAGGGACAGAGCGCAGGAATCGTCGTCGTCCGTCTCCAGACACGATCCGTCGGACCTTCTCAGATATTCGCCGTCCAATTACGTGTCGAAGACACGGCAAACGAGTAGCAGCGCCGGATCGCATCATCATCAGTGGAAGCACCATTCCACCGGGTCCTCTTTCACCGAGCTGTTCGGCGGCGACGAGCGCGAAATCGATCGCGGCATCAGAGATCGACCCGATTCCTCGCTTTCCTCGTCCTCCTCGTCGTCTTCCGCCGCAACTAGCGGTATACCCTGGTCCAGGTCGAAGAGAAAGCCACTGTCCAGCAGCACGGTGCTTACCAGCGGGCATGTTCGCGCGGACAGTACCGCGTCGCCTGGCGAGGTAACGATCGACGACCGCGGCACCATCCGCGACTTAgacgaggacgaggacgacgatgacgatgacgacgacgatgacgaggACAATACCGACGACGATCAGCACAACAACAACGGCAATGGGAATAACAGCAACGTCGAGGATGCCTGCGCCTATGGAATTAACAACAACGATAACGATGACGACGATGACGCCGACGCCGACGGCGACAGCAACCTGAACAACCGCCATCACCACCAACGCGTTGCCGTTCATCGAGCCGACGAGGTCTCACCCGCTAAGCGTAACCTCTTGTCGCCTGTCCCCGGTGGTGCTGGCGGTGCTGATTTTGTTAGTGTTAAACTCGACCTGCTCACTAACCTTGCTACTAATCCGAATAATGCCGATTTGCTGATTAACAACAACGGCCAGGACAAAGTTGTGCGTCAGCCCGAGAACGACGTCGAGATCGAAGACGAAACCGAGGTAATACGGGGTGCCGACGCGATCGCGTTTCTTCAGGGTGGTCGCACAGGAGATCCGGAGATCTTGGAGGAAGGCAAGGAACAACAGCGAACCGCGTCGACCTCGTACGATATAAGTCAAACCGGGTTCGGGGGCGGCAACTCGCCACCGGTATTACAAAACGGCGTGGCGGGGAGACCGTCTGGTACCTATGGAGACGACCCATCCGCGCCTTCCACTTCGAGAAGACCGGATGGTCATTTCTCCGGAAGCGCGAATACTGCCAGTAATCTCACTTCGTCGCCCACCGCACCGTCCACGGCACATCAAAATCTCTACCGCGGGGTCACCGACCAGTTT GAAGGAAGCCCGACAAACAAATCAGCACGTAATCGGCTACAGGCGCATCGTGATGAACGATGTGGACTAAACGGATTACGGAATATTGGAAATACA TGTTTTATGAACAGCGTAATCCAATGTCTCAGCAACACAAGACCTCTGCTGGAATACTTGCTGAACGAGCAGTACTTGGCGGACATAAATACTGCCACGTCCAGTATGAAGGGTGCCCTCATCAAGGCGTTCAGCCAGGTGATTCACGAGCTGTGGGAGGTGGGCGGTGACCACGTGGTGAACACGACGGcgctcaaatctcaaattcagagatttgcaCCACGTTTCATGGGATATAGTCAACAAGATGCTCAAGAATTTCTCAGATACTTGCTGGAAGGGTTGCACGAAGATGTGAACAGGGTGACGATAAAGCCACAACCGATACACACAGATATTCCTGAGATGTTCAC GGACAGCCAGAAAGCTGTAGAAAGTTGGAAACGTTATCTTCGTAGCGAAGACAGTATGATAGTGGATGTATTTGTCGGTCAATTACGCTCGTCGTTGCGCTGCACCTCCTGTGACCATGTGTCGGTAACGTTGGATCCATTCTGGGATTTGAGTTTGCCGATACCTGCCAGAAATGGCACGGTCAAACTAAGTCAGTGTTTAGAACATTTCACGCGAGAAGAAGTTTTGGATGGCGATGAAAAACCAACCTGTTCCAAGTGTCAAATGAGGAGGAAGTGTACCAAAAGCTTCAGTATACAAAAGTTTCCGAAGATTCTCGTTATCC ATTTAAAACGTTTCTCTCCTATGGAACGATATCGCGGCAAGCTAAACGTAATGGTAGATTTTCCATTGACGGGTTTGGATCTCAGTGCCTTTGCCGCTCCCAGAGTTCCGGGCTGTACATATAACTTGTACGGTGTCGCGAATCATTCGGGTACAACGTACTCTGGCCATTACACGGCGTATTGCAAGCATCCTTACTCAGGAGAGTGGCACGAGTACAATGACAGCCGGGTGTCCGTAGTTCCAGCGCGATCGGTCGTTTCCAGCGAAGCCTACGTACTGTTTTACGAACAGCAGCCTCACAGCTCTCACTTGTAA